ATGTTTTAACAGCAAATCTGAAAGCCGCCTGGGAATTCGTATTGATGTTCGATGCGGTGATGGTAGCGGCATAGTCTCCGGCAAGTGTCTTATCCGGCACTTTGAGGGTTAACGTTATGTTTTGAGATTTCGTCGGCTCCAGCGCGGTGATATTGGCCGGTTCGAAACTCGCTTCCCATCCGGTCGGCAACTGATTGGAGAAGCTGATATTGCTGAGGGGCAAGGTGCCGGAATTTTTGACAACCAGTTGAAGCTGCTTTTGGTTCCCGGATGTAACATCCTCACTCAACCTGCCTGTCGGCGTGGTTAAGGTCAAACCATAGGTACCCTTGACGACCGCTTCGAGCGTCAAAGCTATCGTATCTTTACCGGAAATGGCATCAATCGGGATTTTATATTTTCCTGGCCTGGCTTCCGGTGAAGCATTGATCTCGACGGAGATATCCTGCGATTTGCCTGCATCTACACTGATAGAAGTCACCTGGCTGCTTTCAGCTTTGAAGGCTATGATCCAACCAGGCGGGAGCACGGTCTGCAAGTCATACACGTGCGCTGTGGAAGATCCGTTTCGTAAAGTCGTGCTGTAGCGGAAGGTTTCGTTGGTCGCAGCTTCGATGTTCACGAGCTTGGCGCTGAACCCTGAACCGGAAATTGACTGAGCGGTCGATTGCTGCGCATGACTCATAGAGGAAATAAGAATTAGGACAAGGAAGAGAGTGGTCTGGCGTAAGACGCCTGATGGTGTTGTAGATAATTTAATTAACATAATTCAACGACTAAAATGATTAGTAATAGCTTTCAAAAAATGCTTCGAAAAAATTTGTTTAAGGATTAAAAATTGATGGTTCAAATAAAAAAACCTCTTCAAAATCATGCAATAGGTTTAACATTTTTTAACAAATGAACACGAGAAGTAGCAAACCGAGGCATGGCTGATTTTATAATGTTGGAAGCAGAGACCACCATATTTAAATGTCAATACTTCTTCCTCATCTTTAAAATAAACCATCGTGATATTATATTTGTAAAACGAATTATCATGCAAGCTGGAATTTTATCTACGGATCTATCGATTTTAGCTGAAGCGGTCAATGCTTCAAGCAATAGCGTCATAATTACCGATCATTCCAAACCGGATGATCCCATTATATTTTGCAACCCTGCTTTTGAGAGACTTACGGGCTACACGAAAGACGAGGTTATAGGTCGGAACTGCCGTTTCCTTCAAGGTCCTGATCGATCTCAAAGTGCCCTCAGCCTTGTTCGGGAAGCCATAAGCGAAAGTAAAAATTGTACCGTGGTGCTTAAAAATTACAGAAAGGATGGAGTGTCATTTCTGAATGAGCTATCCTTATCCCCAATCTTTGACAATGATGGGAAACTATTACA
The sequence above is a segment of the Mucilaginibacter celer genome. Coding sequences within it:
- a CDS encoding NEW3 domain-containing protein; protein product: MLIKLSTTPSGVLRQTTLFLVLILISSMSHAQQSTAQSISGSGFSAKLVNIEAATNETFRYSTTLRNGSSTAHVYDLQTVLPPGWIIAFKAESSQVTSISVDAGKSQDISVEINASPEARPGKYKIPIDAISGKDTIALTLEAVVKGTYGLTLTTPTGRLSEDVTSGNQKQLQLVVKNSGTLPLSNISFSNQLPTGWEASFEPANITALEPTKSQNITLTLKVPDKTLAGDYAATITASNINTNSQAAFRFAVKTSLLAGWLGITVILVAIGIVYYLIRKYGRR
- a CDS encoding PAS domain-containing protein; its protein translation is MADFIMLEAETTIFKCQYFFLIFKINHRDIIFVKRIIMQAGILSTDLSILAEAVNASSNSVIITDHSKPDDPIIFCNPAFERLTGYTKDEVIGRNCRFLQGPDRSQSALSLVREAISESKNCTVVLKNYRKDGVSFLNELSLSPIFDNDGKLLHLVGIQREVPSRFDGSLYGQRSRISHEWRTPLTTIKGTLQILQRKGLSLNPVFLHKSLSSALQAVERLEQFANRLTR